A region of Candidatus Rokuibacteriota bacterium DNA encodes the following proteins:
- a CDS encoding methyltransferase domain-containing protein, giving the protein MAFLKPTPLERDADAVEMMDRPASFDDIAGSLEAITQLNGFFGGRRLTLRHVRDLLASLPADRPVTVLDVGAGAADIPVALVRWARRTGRRIRVLALDRDNATLKYARGYAAAYPEITLIQGDALALPVRPGSVDLVISALTLHHLQPEEATRYLAEMDAAARLGWVVNDLVRGRAAHRLVWLLTRLFSRSAMARHDGPMSILRSYTPPEVTALCQKAGFFDVKVVHHAVLLRQCAVRAKV; this is encoded by the coding sequence GTGGCTTTCCTGAAACCGACGCCGCTCGAGCGCGACGCCGACGCGGTCGAAATGATGGACCGCCCCGCGTCGTTCGATGACATCGCCGGCTCCCTCGAGGCCATCACTCAGCTCAACGGTTTTTTCGGCGGACGCCGGCTGACGCTGCGCCATGTGCGCGACCTGTTGGCCTCGTTGCCCGCCGACAGGCCGGTCACGGTGCTCGACGTGGGCGCGGGCGCGGCGGACATCCCGGTGGCGCTGGTCCGCTGGGCGCGGCGCACGGGACGGCGCATCCGCGTGCTCGCCCTCGACCGCGACAACGCCACGCTCAAGTACGCCCGCGGCTACGCGGCCGCGTATCCCGAGATCACGCTCATCCAGGGCGACGCTCTCGCGCTCCCAGTTCGACCCGGGTCGGTGGACCTGGTCATCTCGGCGCTGACCCTCCACCATCTCCAGCCGGAGGAGGCGACACGCTACCTGGCAGAGATGGATGCCGCAGCGCGGCTCGGCTGGGTGGTCAACGATCTCGTGCGCGGGCGCGCGGCCCATCGTCTCGTCTGGCTTCTCACGCGCCTATTCTCGCGGAGCGCGATGGCGCGACACGACGGGCCGATGTCCATCCTGCGCTCCTACACGCCTCCCGAGGTCACCGCGCTGTGCCAGAAGGCTGGGTTCTTCGACGTGAAGGTCGTCCATCACGCCGTGCTTCTCCGCCAGTGCGCGGTGAGAGCGAAGGTATGA
- a CDS encoding acyl-CoA dehydrogenase family protein encodes MDFDFTPEQQRFRAEARAWLAENVPADLKGKGFAASRADRQEVDRLREWQRTLHKAGYVGLDWPAEYGGRGVSIMEQIILYEEMSRAEAPPPVNRSGISMLGPTIMTHGTAAQKARHLGKILNAEEIWCQGFSEPNAGSDLANLQTRAVLDGDSYVINGQKVWTSMAHVSEWGFFLVRTDPSAAKHKGISFILVDMKTPGISIRPLRQITGEAEFNEVFLENVRVPASNVVGKVNEGWGVAITTLAHERDVLTMIRHISLRTALERLIALSKRTMRNGRPASKDPVLRQKIAGLQVAERCLQLNGYRSLTRILQGAHPGPEGSTSKLFWSQVDQELADVATEVIGPYSQIAAPSALAPDDGQWEFYALLARGSGIRAGTSEILRNILGERVLGLPKD; translated from the coding sequence ATGGACTTCGACTTCACGCCAGAGCAGCAGCGCTTCCGCGCCGAGGCCCGCGCCTGGCTCGCCGAGAACGTCCCCGCCGATTTGAAAGGCAAGGGCTTCGCCGCCTCGCGCGCCGACCGGCAGGAAGTGGACCGGTTGCGCGAGTGGCAGCGGACATTGCACAAAGCGGGCTACGTCGGCCTCGACTGGCCCGCCGAGTACGGCGGCCGCGGTGTCTCGATCATGGAGCAGATCATCCTCTACGAGGAGATGTCGCGGGCCGAGGCGCCGCCGCCGGTCAACCGCAGCGGCATCTCCATGCTCGGCCCGACGATCATGACCCACGGCACGGCCGCGCAGAAGGCGCGTCACCTCGGCAAGATCCTGAACGCCGAGGAGATCTGGTGCCAGGGCTTCTCCGAGCCCAACGCCGGCAGCGATCTGGCCAATCTCCAGACGCGCGCCGTCCTCGACGGTGACTCGTACGTCATCAACGGCCAGAAGGTCTGGACGAGCATGGCGCACGTCTCGGAGTGGGGGTTTTTCCTGGTCCGCACGGATCCCAGCGCCGCCAAGCACAAGGGCATCAGCTTCATCCTCGTGGACATGAAGACGCCGGGCATCTCCATCCGGCCGCTCCGGCAGATCACGGGCGAGGCCGAGTTCAACGAGGTCTTCCTCGAGAACGTGCGCGTGCCGGCCTCGAACGTCGTCGGCAAGGTCAACGAGGGGTGGGGCGTGGCTATCACGACGCTGGCCCACGAGCGCGATGTCTTGACCATGATCCGCCACATCAGCCTGCGCACGGCGCTCGAGCGCCTGATCGCGCTCTCGAAGCGAACGATGCGGAACGGCAGGCCGGCCTCCAAGGACCCGGTGCTGAGACAGAAGATCGCGGGCCTCCAGGTCGCCGAGCGCTGCCTGCAGCTCAACGGCTACCGGAGCCTGACGAGGATTCTCCAGGGCGCGCACCCGGGCCCGGAGGGCTCAACCTCCAAGCTCTTCTGGAGTCAGGTGGACCAGGAGCTGGCCGACGTCGCCACCGAGGTCATCGGCCCGTACTCGCAGATCGCCGCGCCGAGCGCGCTCGCCCCCGACGACGGCCAGTGGGAGTTTTACGCGCTGCTCGCGCGCGGCAGCGGCATCCGCGCCGGCACCTCGGAGATCCTCCGCAACATCCTGGGCGAGCGGGTGCTCGGACTTCCCAAGGACTGA
- the mtgA gene encoding monofunctional biosynthetic peptidoglycan transglycosylase — MARHSLARRLWRRLLLLGALALAAWVGWEAATWPDVKALATRPPATTAFIERHKEIQRAAGRTAQVAIRWTPYSSISPDIKRAVLVAEDINFFSHRGFDWGEVKVAVEGALHDGEAPRGASTITQQLVKNLWLSPSRNPLRKVKEAILTWQLERTLGKRRILEVYLNVAEFGPGIYGVGAAAQAYFGKAPADLGEGDASLLAASLPRPALWHPGSRSQAYQRYAAAIRARMDKADFLRKQI, encoded by the coding sequence GTGGCGCGCCACTCCCTCGCGCGGCGTCTCTGGCGCCGTCTCCTGCTGTTGGGCGCGCTCGCGCTCGCCGCCTGGGTCGGCTGGGAGGCCGCGACTTGGCCGGACGTGAAAGCGCTCGCGACCCGCCCGCCCGCGACCACGGCCTTCATCGAGCGCCACAAGGAGATCCAGCGCGCGGCGGGACGAACCGCGCAGGTCGCGATCCGCTGGACTCCCTACTCCTCCATCTCGCCCGACATCAAGCGCGCCGTCCTCGTCGCGGAGGACATCAACTTCTTCTCCCACCGCGGCTTCGACTGGGGCGAGGTCAAGGTCGCGGTCGAAGGAGCCCTGCACGACGGCGAAGCCCCGCGCGGCGCCTCGACCATCACCCAGCAGCTCGTCAAGAACCTCTGGCTGTCGCCGAGCCGCAATCCGCTACGGAAAGTGAAGGAGGCCATCCTGACTTGGCAGCTCGAGCGCACGCTCGGCAAGCGGCGCATCCTCGAGGTCTACTTGAACGTGGCCGAATTCGGTCCCGGCATCTACGGCGTGGGCGCCGCGGCGCAGGCGTACTTCGGGAAGGCCCCGGCGGATCTCGGCGAGGGGGACGCGTCACTGCTCGCGGCCTCGCTCCCCCGGCCGGCCTTGTGGCACCCTGGCAGCAGGAGCCAGGCCTACCAGCGCTACGCCGCCGCCATCCGCGCCCGGATGGACAAGGCCGACTTCCTCCGCAAGCAGATCTGA
- a CDS encoding type III polyketide synthase, translating into MGAPKIVAVATATPPHRFDQATLLRIAGYDDALRAGFFTNSQIDGRHLYLDPETFTPDESVDEVQARFRRGAIELGADAVRRVVERAGWDPADVDFLATTTCTGRLCPSLDAHLIAELGLKSTIQRVHVGDTGCASAMVALQQAVNHLHAFPRHRAVVVAVEICSAAYFFDDRLESAVAHAIFADGAGALAVSGEGEGPAIVGHQSLFRSEHLPAMGFEFPGGRQRVVLSKEVRRIGAAMMKEMADSLMVSQGLKKEDVRHFVLHSAGRRVIEQARRLLDLDDSQVAHSRRVLKRFGNMSSATVVFVLEDTLNSGQPVAGDWGLMIALGPGFAAEGALLRW; encoded by the coding sequence ATGGGCGCGCCGAAAATCGTCGCCGTCGCCACCGCCACGCCGCCCCACCGCTTCGATCAGGCGACGCTCTTGCGGATCGCGGGTTACGACGACGCGCTCCGCGCCGGCTTCTTCACCAACAGCCAGATCGACGGCCGCCACCTCTACCTCGACCCCGAGACGTTCACGCCGGACGAGAGCGTGGACGAGGTGCAGGCGCGCTTCCGCAGGGGCGCCATCGAGCTGGGCGCGGACGCCGTGCGGCGCGTCGTCGAGCGCGCCGGCTGGGACCCGGCCGACGTCGACTTCCTCGCGACGACCACGTGCACGGGACGCCTCTGCCCCAGCCTGGACGCGCATCTCATCGCCGAGCTCGGTCTCAAGTCCACGATCCAGCGGGTGCACGTGGGCGACACGGGCTGCGCCAGCGCCATGGTCGCGCTCCAGCAGGCCGTCAACCACCTCCACGCCTTCCCGCGTCACCGCGCCGTGGTCGTCGCCGTCGAGATCTGCTCGGCGGCCTACTTTTTCGACGACAGGCTCGAGAGCGCCGTGGCGCACGCCATCTTCGCCGACGGCGCGGGGGCGCTCGCGGTGAGCGGCGAAGGCGAGGGCCCCGCTATCGTCGGCCACCAGAGCCTCTTCCGCTCCGAGCACCTGCCCGCGATGGGCTTCGAGTTTCCCGGCGGCCGCCAGCGCGTTGTCCTGTCCAAGGAAGTGCGGCGGATCGGCGCCGCCATGATGAAGGAGATGGCCGACAGCCTCATGGTTTCGCAGGGGCTCAAGAAGGAAGACGTCCGCCACTTCGTGCTGCACTCGGCCGGCCGCCGTGTGATCGAGCAGGCTCGGCGGCTCCTGGACCTCGACGACTCGCAGGTCGCCCACTCGCGCCGCGTGCTCAAGCGCTTCGGCAACATGTCCTCGGCGACTGTCGTCTTCGTGCTCGAGGACACGCTCAACTCCGGGCAGCCGGTGGCGGGCGACTGGGGGTTGATGATCGCGCTGGGCCCCGGCTTCGCCGCCGAGGGCGCCCTCCTGAGGTGGTGA
- a CDS encoding enoyl-CoA hydratase-related protein — protein sequence MAAQTDELLYDVKDKIATLTLNRPDKMNAFTGPMIDRWAWALNEAQRDPGVNVVVVTGSGKAFCAGGDVTRMGEGEPTPLDHKNQLWEGIHRVPKALEQMDKPVIAMINGVAVGAGMGMSVMCDLRIAADTARFSTGYVRVGLVPGDGDTYFLPRLIGTAKALELLWTADFIEAPKALELGIVNRVVAAEKLAEETYALARQIADGPQIPIRMIKRLVYQSMRLDLRTHLDLVSSHMGLVRQTSDHKEGVQAFKDKRPPKFTGR from the coding sequence ATGGCCGCCCAGACCGACGAGCTGCTCTACGACGTCAAGGACAAGATCGCTACGCTCACGCTCAACCGCCCGGACAAGATGAACGCCTTCACGGGGCCCATGATCGACCGCTGGGCCTGGGCGCTCAACGAGGCCCAGCGCGACCCCGGCGTCAACGTGGTCGTGGTGACGGGCTCAGGCAAGGCGTTCTGCGCGGGCGGCGACGTGACGCGCATGGGCGAGGGCGAGCCCACGCCGCTCGACCACAAAAACCAGCTCTGGGAGGGCATCCACCGCGTGCCCAAGGCGCTCGAGCAGATGGACAAGCCCGTCATCGCGATGATCAACGGCGTGGCGGTGGGCGCCGGCATGGGCATGTCGGTGATGTGCGACCTGCGCATCGCCGCCGACACCGCGCGCTTCTCGACGGGCTACGTCCGCGTCGGCCTCGTGCCCGGCGACGGCGACACGTATTTCCTGCCGCGCCTCATCGGCACGGCCAAGGCGCTCGAGCTGCTCTGGACCGCCGACTTCATCGAGGCGCCCAAGGCGCTCGAGCTCGGCATCGTCAACCGCGTCGTCGCGGCCGAGAAGCTGGCGGAGGAGACCTACGCGCTCGCGCGCCAGATCGCCGACGGGCCGCAGATACCTATAAGGATGATCAAGAGGCTGGTCTACCAGTCCATGCGCCTCGACCTGCGCACGCACCTCGACCTCGTGTCGTCGCACATGGGGCTGGTGCGCCAGACGTCCGACCACAAGGAAGGCGTCCAGGCCTTCAAGGACAAGCGCCCGCCGAAGTTCACCGGGCGGTAG
- a CDS encoding tartrate dehydrogenase gives MNKTYRIAVIPGDGIGKEVMPEGVRALDAAARKCGFTLTLDHFDWNSDRLVKTGQWMPENWKELVGGHDAIYFGAAGWPALVPDHVSLWSSLIKFRRDFDQYVNLRPVKLMPGIPCPLAGRKPGDIDYFVVRENTEGEYSSVGGRMFEGTDREFVTQQSCFTRTGVDRIMKFAFELAMTRPRKQVTSATKSNGISITMPYWDERFAAMGKQYPQVKTDQYHIDGLTIQMVLNPQRFDVIVASNLFGDILSDLGPATAGTIGIAPSANMNPERAFPSLFEPVHGSAPDIYGKAIANPIGQIWSGAMMLDFLGEQAAAAAIVRAIESVLEPGSDAPRTPDIGGKARTADLGKAIAEAV, from the coding sequence ATGAACAAGACCTATCGCATCGCCGTGATCCCCGGCGACGGCATCGGCAAAGAGGTGATGCCCGAGGGGGTGCGCGCGCTCGACGCCGCCGCGCGCAAGTGCGGCTTCACGCTCACGCTCGATCACTTCGACTGGAACTCTGACCGGCTGGTGAAGACCGGCCAGTGGATGCCCGAGAACTGGAAGGAGCTCGTCGGCGGCCACGACGCGATCTACTTCGGCGCGGCGGGCTGGCCCGCGCTCGTGCCCGACCACGTGTCGCTGTGGAGCTCGCTCATCAAGTTCCGCCGCGATTTCGACCAGTACGTCAACCTGCGCCCGGTCAAGCTCATGCCCGGCATCCCCTGCCCGCTCGCGGGCCGCAAGCCCGGCGACATCGACTACTTCGTGGTCCGCGAGAACACCGAGGGCGAGTACTCCTCGGTGGGCGGCCGGATGTTCGAGGGCACCGACCGCGAGTTCGTCACGCAGCAGTCCTGCTTCACCCGGACGGGCGTCGACCGCATCATGAAGTTCGCCTTCGAGCTGGCGATGACGCGCCCGAGAAAGCAGGTCACGTCGGCGACCAAGTCCAACGGCATCTCGATCACCATGCCCTACTGGGACGAGCGCTTCGCGGCGATGGGCAAGCAGTATCCGCAGGTGAAGACCGACCAGTACCACATCGACGGCCTGACCATCCAGATGGTGCTCAACCCCCAGCGCTTCGACGTGATCGTCGCCTCGAATCTCTTCGGCGACATCCTCTCCGACCTCGGCCCCGCGACCGCCGGCACCATCGGCATCGCGCCGTCGGCCAACATGAACCCGGAGCGCGCGTTCCCCTCGCTCTTTGAGCCCGTGCACGGCTCGGCGCCGGACATCTATGGCAAGGCGATCGCCAACCCGATCGGGCAGATCTGGTCGGGCGCGATGATGTTGGATTTCCTCGGCGAGCAGGCCGCGGCAGCGGCCATCGTGCGGGCGATCGAGAGCGTGCTGGAGCCCGGCTCCGACGCGCCGCGCACCCCCGACATCGGCGGCAAGGCGCGGACGGCGGACCTCGGCAAGGCGATCGCGGAGGCCGTGTAG
- a CDS encoding gamma carbonic anhydrase family protein: MPLFSFEGKSPRVHPTAFIAPTACLIGDVTVEENASVWYNAVVRADFSPIIIRRGANVQDCSVIHVTPAGGSDIGPGATVGHLCLVHAATLGEECLVGNGSTVLDGAKIGVRAMIGAGSLLTPGTEIPDGMLALGSPCKVKGPLAGTPAERWVAINPAGYQALAQRHRTGLKPV; encoded by the coding sequence ATGCCCCTCTTCTCGTTCGAAGGCAAGTCGCCGCGTGTGCATCCCACGGCCTTCATCGCCCCGACCGCGTGCCTGATCGGCGATGTCACCGTGGAGGAGAACGCCTCGGTCTGGTACAACGCCGTCGTGCGCGCGGACTTCTCGCCGATCATCATCAGGCGCGGTGCCAACGTCCAGGACTGCTCCGTGATCCACGTCACGCCGGCCGGCGGCAGCGACATCGGCCCCGGCGCGACGGTCGGCCACCTCTGCCTGGTCCACGCGGCGACGCTGGGAGAGGAATGCCTGGTTGGCAACGGCTCGACGGTCCTCGACGGCGCCAAGATCGGCGTGCGCGCCATGATCGGCGCGGGCTCGCTCCTCACGCCGGGGACCGAGATCCCCGACGGGATGCTGGCGCTGGGCTCGCCCTGCAAGGTCAAGGGCCCGCTGGCGGGAACGCCCGCGGAGCGCTGGGTGGCGATCAATCCCGCCGGCTACCAGGCCCTCGCCCAGCGGCACCGCACGGGCCTCAAGCCCGTTTGA
- a CDS encoding NAD(P)/FAD-dependent oxidoreductase produces MKTADVVVVGAGPAGAAAAILLAERGWAVALLDKAGFPRPKICGEYLSPEASRILDRLGVLKTVDQAGAQPLRGMRIVAPDGTALDGAYPTSGPWRGYRDHALAIPREVLDRILVERAKSLPVDVRERHRVTGLVGDSGHVAGVKAQDEDGRELEIRARLVVGADGRSSVVAASLGLLRPHPLRRMALIQHVAGLQGLGDRGEIYIDPPDYAILNPVAPGLVNLGLVVPLAHAAPWSGRLETFFRARLKQLRHLAPRLAGMEPAGRLMAMGPLAYRVGEARVGGVLLAGDAAGFYDPFTGEGLFTALRSAELLAETAHAALTRGDLSARALAPYARARHREFAAKSRVSRGIQLLIARRGPANLAAHALARRPALLGVLMGVIGDFVPPRELFRQAIRRPR; encoded by the coding sequence ATGAAGACGGCCGACGTGGTCGTGGTCGGCGCGGGGCCGGCAGGAGCGGCCGCCGCCATTCTGCTGGCCGAGCGCGGCTGGGCGGTGGCGCTCCTCGACAAGGCCGGCTTCCCGCGCCCGAAGATCTGCGGCGAGTACCTCTCTCCCGAGGCCTCGCGCATCCTCGACAGGCTCGGCGTGCTCAAGACGGTGGACCAGGCGGGGGCGCAGCCGCTCCGCGGCATGAGGATCGTCGCCCCCGACGGCACCGCGCTCGACGGCGCCTATCCGACATCCGGGCCGTGGCGCGGCTATCGCGACCACGCGCTCGCGATCCCGCGCGAGGTGCTCGACCGGATCCTGGTGGAGCGCGCGAAGAGTTTGCCAGTAGACGTGAGGGAGCGCCACCGCGTGACGGGGCTCGTGGGCGACTCGGGACACGTCGCGGGAGTGAAGGCGCAGGACGAGGATGGCCGGGAGCTCGAGATCCGCGCCCGGCTCGTCGTGGGCGCCGACGGCCGCTCGTCCGTCGTGGCGGCGAGCCTCGGGCTCTTGCGGCCGCACCCGCTCCGCCGCATGGCGCTGATCCAGCACGTGGCCGGCCTCCAGGGCTTGGGCGATCGCGGCGAGATCTACATCGACCCGCCCGACTACGCGATCCTGAACCCCGTGGCGCCGGGACTGGTCAACCTGGGCCTCGTGGTGCCGCTTGCCCACGCCGCGCCGTGGAGCGGCAGGCTCGAGACCTTCTTCCGCGCGCGGCTCAAGCAGCTCCGCCACCTGGCCCCGCGGCTCGCGGGCATGGAGCCCGCCGGCCGCCTCATGGCGATGGGGCCGCTGGCGTATCGAGTGGGCGAGGCTCGCGTGGGCGGCGTGCTTCTGGCGGGTGACGCGGCGGGCTTTTACGATCCCTTCACCGGCGAGGGGCTCTTCACGGCGCTGCGCTCGGCGGAGCTCCTCGCCGAGACGGCGCACGCGGCGCTCACTCGCGGCGATCTGTCCGCTCGGGCTCTCGCGCCGTACGCGCGGGCGCGCCACCGCGAGTTCGCCGCGAAGTCCCGCGTGTCACGCGGGATCCAGCTCCTCATCGCTCGGCGCGGGCCGGCCAACCTTGCCGCACA